CCGACACACCGGGGCCGATCAGGCCGTTTACACCGTTACCGCGACAGTCCCGACGCGCCAGGCGCCCGGGCATTGCGCATCCGATGGAGGCGCCACATGAGCTCGCGTCCAGATTCGGTTGTGCAGCGTCATCATTAGTTGCGCGCCGTTTTGGTCGTTGCCCATTTGGAGATGTTGTCTTGACGGGCCGTGTGACGTGACCTACATTCTCTACAGCGGAGGACGCATCTGTTCAGCAGAATATCGAGTCAGTGTTGATGGTCTGGTCGAGGAGTTCGGTGTGATGAACGCGGTTGCGGTCGATCGAGATACCCGTGAGGCCGTCGAGGCGTTCATGTTCCGGGAGGCGGAGCTACTCGATGGGGGGCAGTTCCGAGAATGGTTGGGTCTGCTCGACCCCGACATCCGGTATGTGGTTCCGGTGCGCACCACCCGTGAGGATTCCGCGGGTTGGGTGGGCGCGATCGCGCACTGGAACGACGACTACACGGGCTTGGAGATGCGGGTCCTCCGGGGCGAGACGGACTTCTCGTGGGCCGAGTCACCTCGGTCGCGGACCCGGCACTTCGTGTCCAACATCCGCACGACTGCCGGACCGGAGGCTGATGAGTTGACCGTGCGCTCAAATCTCTTGTTCTTCCGCAGCCGCGGAGACAGCGGCCGGTGGGAGTTGCTCTCGGCCGAACGCGTCGACGTGTTGCGCCGCACCGACGATTCGCTGCGGCTCGCTCGGCGCGAGGTGTTACTCGATCACTCGACGTTGCCTATCGACAACCTGTCGGTAGTCCTGTAGGGCCAGCTCCGTTCACCCCCTCCGCGTGGATATCGCCGATTCCAGAAAGGGTCCAACCATATGACCACCGAAACAACCGAGACGGACTTGATCGAGATGTTGGTGAAGGCGTGACTGGCGTTATGGGTGACCTGGATGTGTCGGTCCAAGAATGCGACGTCTTGGTAGTGGGTGGGGGAATTGGCGGAGTGCGGGCAGCACTACGGGCCGCGGAGTTGGGGTCGTCGGTGATTCTGGTGGAGAAAGCGGTGGTGTCTCGGGCAGGGCCGATGACGTATGTCCACAGCCAATACGCCCCTGATCACCGGGTGCAGGGTGAGGAGATGACGGAGTGGGCGCGCGAGTTCGTGGTGGGCAGCAATTATTTGGCCGATCAGGATTGGGTGCAGCAGTACATAGCCGAGGCCTATGACAGGGTAAACGAGCAGATCGAGTGGGGTGTGCCCTATTCCACCCATGAGGATGGGTCGCTGAAGTATGTGACGGTCCGCGGCCACAACCTCGGCACGACGCTGGGTGTGGATGGTCGCGTGTGTATGGAAATCCTCAAGGAGAGGATGAAAGCGGCGGGGGTGCGACTGTTCGAGCGAGTCGATGTGATCGATCTGTTGACCACCGACGGGTGCCGGCCCACCGCTGGTGCGGTGTGTGGTGCGGTGGGGGTAAACGTTGTCACTGGCCAGTGTCATGTCTTTACGGCGGGCAGCGTCATCCTCAACACCGGCCCTTGGTACCCCAAGCTGCATTACGCGTTCGCCGACCATTGCAGCGGGGAAGGTCATGTGGCGGCCTGGCGAGTGGGTGCTGAGTTCGCCGGCATGGAATTCGGCCAGTTCGCTGCCTGGAGTTACTTCAATCGGTCATTCTTCACACCGGGTCAAGCCAAGATTCAGGGGATCGGTGGCAAGTTCTGCAACGCGGCGGGCGAGTACTTCATGGACCGCTATGACCCGATCTGGGGCGATAAGGGCGGGCTGTTCACCATCGCGCGCGCGATCATGACCGAGATGGTCGAGGGCCGAGGGCCGTGCTATCTCGACTTGCGTCACGTACCACAGGCGGATCTAGAGGTGCTGTATGAAGTGTCTCCGACGGTGCGGCGCGCCTTTACCGAGTTTGAGGTCGATCCCTCCACTGACCTGCTGGAGGTGACCCCGTTCATCGTGCTCGGCACGAGCAGCACCAGCGGTCCCACGATCGACCTGGACGGAGCCACCACAGTGCCCGGCCTGTACGCGGCCGGGTATGGCACGGCGTGCCCGCATTTGATGTCGGGAATTTCTGGCAGCGGGATCTCGAGCTTCTCGGCTGTTGCGGGGTACCGGGCGGGCACTGCGGCGGCGGCGCGCGGCGGTCACGCGGTACCGCGCAGTGTGTGGGAGAACCAGGCACAGGAGAGCTTCGCGGAGTATTTCGCGCCGATGCGTCGGCTGCGGCAGGTCCGGCCGGCGGATGTGTGGAAAGCCATCGGCGAGGCGACGGCCAATCCGGCATTCGCATTGTTTAAGTCGGAGGCACGGATCGATTCAGCGCTCGCTGAGCTGTACCGGATCCGGGATCGGGTACTGCGTTACGTTTTCGCGCCGGACTATCAAGAACTTAAGAAGGCGCATGAGGTGCGCGCATACCTGACGTTGGCGATCATCACCTGTGAGGCGATGAAGCGGCGCACCGAAAGTCGCGGGGAGCTGTTTCGTATCGACTACCCCTACGCGGACAACGATGAGTGGCTGAAGTGGCTGCTCGTCCGCCGGGGCAGCGGCGGTGAATTCGATCTGCAGTTCAGCGAACGCGACCTGCCGATTCAGTCGTGGCCGGTGCAGGCCCCGCCCGGCCGCCATCCAAGTCCATATACCGTGCCGCAAGGCTACCGGGAGGAGGCGGCGGTTCAGTGATCGAAAGCATCGACGAAACAACGTGCGACGGGTGCAACGTCTGCATCGACAGCTGCCCAACCGGGGTGATCCGGCTGGTGGAGGGCGACGAACCGTGGTCCACGACCAAGTGGCGAGCCAAGATCATCTACCCCAACGACTGTCATTCCTGTCGGTTGTGCGCAATCGATTGCCACGTGGACGCGATCGTTGTCAGCCACGCACTAGTGATCCCCGACCCCTTCCTCCCGGGCGTAGAGCCCCTCGACGGCAGCCGCGACGCTCCGCCCGACGAAAAGAAAACTTGATGTCCATCGGAATAGCGCGAGCCGGGGCGTGTTCGGTGTCGGCAAGGTCCACGCTGCGGGGTCAGGCGATGATGGCCGCCCGATGCGGCCGGCGCCGGATTCGGCACTTATCTGGCGGTCGCCGGGCGATCCTCCGATGACCCAGACATGGCTCCCACAAATCAACCGTTCCCCACAGGAAAGTTAGGACTTCGGCATGATCAGCGCAAACCTCATCATCAACGGACGTGAGGAAACATCCGACCGGACGATCGACGTCGTCAGCCCGGCTGATATTCGGGTACTGCTCGGTTCGGTCCCAGACGCCGCACCCGGGCAGGTCGACGAAGCGGTCGCAGCGGCCGCAATGGCGTTCCCAGAATGGTCATCGCGGCCCCTGGAAGAACGCCAGGGAGCACTACTTGCCGCCGCAGGCACGATCCACGACATGATCGAGGAATATGCGCCGATCCTGAGCAGGGAGAACGGAAAGATCCTCGAAGAGTCGCACGTCGACCTCGAATTCGCGTCGGGCATTTGCGGCTACACCGCAGGCATTTCGGCTGAAATCCTTGCAGACCAACAGATTCGCGACACCGGGGGCACGACCCTCATCCGCCGCCGCCCAATGGGGCCGGTGGCCGCCATCACGCCGTGGAACTTCCCGGTGGTCCTGGCATTCATGAAGCTGGCGCCCGCGCTCGTCGCCGGCAACACAGTCGTCTTGAAGCCGGCGGCAAGCTCCCCGTTGGTTCTCGCCGAGATCATCCGAGCCCTCCAACAGCACTTCCCTCCGGGCGTGCTCAACATGGTCACCGGTGGCGACGCGGTCGGAGAAGCACTCGTCGCCCACCCGAGTATTCGCAAGATTGGTTTCACCGGCGGCATCGATACCGGGCGCAAAGTTATGGCCGCGGCCGCGCGCGACATCAAGAGGGTGACGCTCGAGCTGGGCGGAAACGACCCCGCGATCCTCCTCGACGACGTCGACCTCTCGCCCGAGACTATGCGGCAGATCGTAAAAGGCGCGTTCGGGACCACCGGCCAGGTGTGCTTCGGTCTCAAACGTATCTACGTGCCGACCCGAATCCACGACCGCTTCGTGGAAGCGTTCTCAGCCGCCGTGGATGAAATCGTCGTCGGGCCCGGCGACGACCCCCGAGTCACCATGGGGCCGCTGAACAACGCTCAGCAGAAGAACCTCGTCGAGAAGATCGTGGACGACGCGCGCTCGAGCGGCGCGACCGTCACCACCCTCGGCCAGCGGCTCGATTCGGCGGCCTGGGACCACGGCCACTTCATGATGCCCAGCGTGGTCACTGAGGCTGATCCCCGCCTCGCAATCGTCGAAGAGGAACAGTTCGGCCCGGTAGTGCCCGTGCTGAAATACGACGAACTCGACGACGTGATCCGGCTCGTGAATCAATCGCAATACGGGCTTGCCGCCTCGATCTGGACGTCAGATGAAGAGCGGGCGTTCCTGCTCGGCCGTCGGTTCGACACCGGCTCCGTCTTCATCAACAGCCACACCTTCACCTCCCTCGACCCCCGCGCACCCTTCGGCGGGGCGAAAGCGAGCGGCTTGGGACGCGAATTCTCTCCAGCCAGCCTGGATTCCTACACCGAATTACAAACAATCAGCCGTCGCATCGGGCCGCCAGGCCCTCCGCTGTCCTGAGTCCGGCGGGGAGCCTGACCAACACATATTCGTCACGGTCGTAGATCAGCGACGACGACGCGGCGGTATCGATGCATACAGGTAACTTCGCCGACGGTGTGAAGGCGTGGCGGCGCGTGCTTCGGCAGGGGTGCCCCCATTAATGATCCATTCCGGCCCAACGTTCGCGGCGATTCGACCCTCCTAACGTAGAGACCGCCAATAGTGGGACTGTCGCGGTAACGGTGTAAACGGCCTGATCGGCCCCGGTGTGTCGGGGCCGGAAAGGTCGCGTGATGACCGAAACTGTCGTGGCTGTGGAGCCATCGCAGAATCCCGATGATGAGGCCGCCGTGGCGGCGGTTGATGTCCCGGATAGCGGTGAGGTCGACGAGCTCGAGGTTGCCCGGGAGTTGGTACGCCAGGCCCGCGAGGCCGGCGTATCGCTGACCGGTCCGGGCGGGTTGCTCAAGGCGATGACCAAGACGGTCATCGAGACCGCTCTGGACGAGGAACTGTCCGAGCACCTGGGCTATGACCGTCACGATCCGGCTGGGTATGGCTCGGGCAACTCCCGCAACGGAACCCGGGCCAAGACCGTACTGACCGATGCGGGCGGGCAGATCGAGATCGAGGTGCCGCGCGACCGCGCCGGCAGCTTCGAACCCCAGATCGTCCAGAAGCGCCAACGTCGCCTGACCGATGTCGACGAGGTGGTGTTGTCGCTGTATGCCCGCGGGCTGACCACCGGCGAGATCAGCGCCCATTTCGCCGACATCTACGGCGCGTCGGTGTCCAAGGACACGATCAGTCGGATCACCGACCGCGTGGTCGAGGAGATGACCGTGTGGCACACCCGCCCGCTGGAACGCGTGTACGCCGCGGTGTTCATCGACGCCCTGCACGTCAAGATCCGCGACGGCCAGGTCGGCCCCAGGCCCATCTACGCCGCGATCGGGGTGGACCTGGCCGGGCATCGTGACGTGCTGGGCATGTGGGCCGGCGAGGGCGACGGCGAGTCAGCCAAATACTGGCTGGCGGTACTCACCGAGCTGAAGAACCGCGGGGTGGCCGACATCTTCTTCCTGGTCTGCGACGGGCTCAAAGGCTTACCGCAGTCGGTGGGCGCGGTGTTCCCCCGACACTGTGGTCCAGACGTGTGTCATCCATTTGATCCGTGGGACGTTCCGCTATGCCGGGCGCCAGCACCGCGACGCCATTGCCAAGGCGTTGCGGCCGATCTACACCGCGGTCAACGCTGAGGCTGCAGCGGCAGCGCTGGACGCATTCGAGGCCCAGTGGGGTAACCGCTACCCTGCGGCGATTCGATTGTGGCGCAACGCGTGGAGTGAGTTCATTCCGTTCCTGGACTACGACACCGAGACAAGGAAGGTGATCTGTTCGACCAATGCTACTGAATCGTTGAACGCCCGCTACCGCCGCGCCGTGCGGGCTCGCGGTCATTCTCCCACCGAGCAGGCGGCGCTGAAGTGCCTATACTTGGTCACCCGGTCGCTGGACCCGACCGGGACCGGACAGAAGCGATGGACCATACGCTGGAAACCAGCCCTGTGAATCGCCCTGGAAATGTTGGAGGCTCCTGACCTTGGAAACGAGGATGCAGGTATGCCGAAGGAACAGTCGCCTGGGAAGCCCACGACACGTCGTTACAGCTCGGAGGAGAAGGGCGCCGCGGTGCGGATGGTCCGTACCCTGCGCGAAGAGCTGGGCACCGAGCAAGGCACGGTCACGCGGGTGGCCCATCAACTCGGGTACGGCGCGGAATCGGTGCGCTCCTGGGTACGCCCGGCCGACATCGACGATGGCCACGCCCCCGGGGTGACGAGCACCGAGTCCGCGAAGGTCAAAGAGCTCGAGCAAGAGATCCGAGAACTGAAGCGGGCCAACGAGATTCTGAAGCGAGCGGCAAGTTTCTTCGGGGCGGAGCTCGACCGCCAACACAAGAAATAGTCGCGTTCATCGACAACAATCGCGAGGATTTCGGGGTCGAGCCCATCTGCATGGTCCTGCGCAGCGCAGGCCTGCAGGTGGCCCCGAGCACCTACTACGACGCCAAAACCCGCCCACCGTCGGCGCGGGCACAGCGCGATGCAGTCCTGGGGCCGGCGTTGCGCCAGCTCTGGAAAGACAACTACCAGGTGTGCTTCATCGTCGATGCACACTCGCGGATGATCGTGGGCGGGGGTAGCGTCGCATATGCGCACCTCGATGGTGCTCGATGCGTTGGAGATGGCACGCTGGTCACGTAGAACGACGTTGCAGGACCTGATATGTCACTCCGATGCAGGGTCGCAATTTACCTCGATTCGCTACGGGGAGCGCCTCGCTGAGATCGGCGCAGTCCCATCCATCGGGACCGTCGGGGACAGCTTCGATAACGCCCTCGCCGAGACGGTCAACGGCTACTACAAAGCCGAGTTGATCTACGGGCCCGCCCGCGGCGGGCCGTGGAAGACCGTCGAAGACGTCGAACTGGCTACCCTGAGCTGGGTCTACTGGCACAACACCAGCCGCCTGCACAGCTACCTCGGCGACCTCCCGCCGGCCGAGTTCGAAGCGGCGTTCTACGACGCATCACGGACCGACCAACCCCTGGTCGAAATCCAATAGCCCGAGCCTCCAGCAGACCCAGGGCGATTCACTGAACGCCTTCGCGATCACCTTCGCCGACCGCATGCCGGGCAGCGAAACCACCTAACCGAAGATGCCGCGTACACCGTTAATCTGACGGACCCAAGTCTCCAGGTGTGCTCGTTGAAATTCCTCACCTGTGAGCAGCGGTCAGTGTAGTGGTTGGCGGGTGCCGGTGGTGGTGCGTCGCAGGGTTTCGGCGGCGTCGTGGTGATCGCGTAGTCGGTAGGACTGGCCGTCGAGGTTGATGACTACCGATCGGTGCAGGAGGCGATCGAGCATGGCTGCGGCGACGGTGGTGTCACCGAGGATGTCGCCCCAGGCGCCGACTCCGCGGTTGGTGGTGATGACGATGCTCGTTTTCAAATATCGTTGGGAGACAACCTGAAACAGTGCCGATGCTGCTTCGGCGGGCAGTGGCAGGTAGCCGAGCTCGTCGATGACCAGCAGTGTGGGGCCGGCGTAGAAGCGCATGGTGGTGGCCCAGCGTCCTTCGATGGCGGCGCGGTGGCAGCGGGCGGCCAGGTCGGCGGCGGTGGTGAAGTATGTGCGGTAGCCGGCGTGGGCGGCTGCTCGGGCCAGTCCGACCGAGAGGTGGGTTTTGCCGGTCCCGGGTGGGCCGATGAGCAGGATGTTGGTCGCTGATTCAAGGTAGCGGCAGGTGCCCAGTTCGTTGATGAGCTTGCGGTCGATGCCGGCGGCGGCATCGACGTCGAAGTCGGCCAGCGTGGCCGGGGTGGGTAGGCAGGCGAACCGTAGCCGTCCGGCCAGCCTTCGTGCGGTGCTGGCGTCGACTTCCACGGCCAGCAGCCGCTCCAGGGCGATGGTGAGTGAGAGGTTTTCGGCGTTGGCTTGGTCCAGGACTGCAGGGAGGGCTTCGGCGGCGGCGTGCAGTTTGAGTTCGGCCAGATGCGAGCGCAACTGCTGATAGCGGCTGGCCGCCGCCGACGGGCCCTCAAGGGTGGCGGTGGTTTTTGGGGTGCGTGGGGTGGGTGTCATTGGATGGTCCTTCGCTGGGCGGCCCGCTCGTAGGCGGACAGGTCGATGACTGTGGAATCGGTTGCCGTGGCCAACGCTTTCGGTGGCCACGGTGTTGGCGGTGGTGGTCCGGAGTAGTTGGGCGGCAGCAGCTTTGGCGGCTACACCGGGTGGGATGCGTTCCTTGCGGCGGTGCGGTCGGCCGGTCGTGGCGGTGGCCATGGCCGCGGTGTCCAGGGCGATGATGTGGCCGCTGTCGCGGACCATGAGTCGAGGCCGTCTGTGGCGCGGTGGTGGCGGGCCACGACGACGCCGGTCATCGTGGCGATGTCGATGTACTGGCCACCGATGGGGTGGCTGACGGTGACCTGGGCGGCGGCCAACTCCGGTGGCACCGAGTAGCGGTTGCCGCGGTAGGACACCAGGGCTTGGCGTGACGCGGTTGGGGACTCGGACACGATTACCGGGTACGGCGTCACTGGTACCGGGGCCAGCGGCTCAGCTTTGGCGACCACGGCGACCGAGGAGCGCCCGTCGGTGGTGGCCCGGATCCGGGTGTCACCTCGCAGACGAGCGAAGCGGTCCACGCTGGCCTGGGCCGCCTCAACGGTCAGGTCGTCGGCCAGGGTGCGCCACCAGCGTTGCGCGGCAGTGTGATTGACCTTCTCCACGACACCTTTGCGCTTACCGCGTCGCGGTGGGCAGATCGCTACCGAGACGCCGTAGTGTTGGGCGACCCCGGCGAACGAGGCGGTCACCCGGCCCGAGCCTGGGTCGCAGACTGTGGCCATCCGGTCGAACCGCCAGATGCGGGTCAGCCCGCCCAGGCCGCGCACGATGCGGTCGATGGCGGCCACCAGGTGCGGTTGATCCATCGACGGTGAGAGCACCGCCCGCCACTTGCCCGAATGCGCCAGCGAGCCGACCAGCAGGAAAGCTTTCTTCCCCCATCCCCAGGATGCGGG
The window above is part of the Mycolicibacterium rutilum genome. Proteins encoded here:
- a CDS encoding aromatic-ring-hydroxylating dioxygenase subunit beta, with translation MNAVAVDRDTREAVEAFMFREAELLDGGQFREWLGLLDPDIRYVVPVRTTREDSAGWVGAIAHWNDDYTGLEMRVLRGETDFSWAESPRSRTRHFVSNIRTTAGPEADELTVRSNLLFFRSRGDSGRWELLSAERVDVLRRTDDSLRLARREVLLDHSTLPIDNLSVVL
- a CDS encoding 4Fe-4S dicluster domain-containing protein, giving the protein MIESIDETTCDGCNVCIDSCPTGVIRLVEGDEPWSTTKWRAKIIYPNDCHSCRLCAIDCHVDAIVVSHALVIPDPFLPGVEPLDGSRDAPPDEKKT
- the istB gene encoding IS21-like element helper ATPase IstB gives rise to the protein MTPTPRTPKTTATLEGPSAAASRYQQLRSHLAELKLHAAAEALPAVLDQANAENLSLTIALERLLAVEVDASTARRLAGRLRFACLPTPATLADFDVDAAAGIDRKLINELGTCRYLESATNILLIGPPGTGKTHLSVGLARAAAHAGYRTYFTTAADLAARCHRAAIEGRWATTMRFYAGPTLLVIDELGYLPLPAEAASALFQVVSQRYLKTSIVITTNRGVGAWGDILGDTTVAAAMLDRLLHRSVVINLDGQSYRLRDHHDAAETLRRTTTGTRQPLH
- a CDS encoding aldehyde dehydrogenase family protein, with amino-acid sequence MISANLIINGREETSDRTIDVVSPADIRVLLGSVPDAAPGQVDEAVAAAAMAFPEWSSRPLEERQGALLAAAGTIHDMIEEYAPILSRENGKILEESHVDLEFASGICGYTAGISAEILADQQIRDTGGTTLIRRRPMGPVAAITPWNFPVVLAFMKLAPALVAGNTVVLKPAASSPLVLAEIIRALQQHFPPGVLNMVTGGDAVGEALVAHPSIRKIGFTGGIDTGRKVMAAAARDIKRVTLELGGNDPAILLDDVDLSPETMRQIVKGAFGTTGQVCFGLKRIYVPTRIHDRFVEAFSAAVDEIVVGPGDDPRVTMGPLNNAQQKNLVEKIVDDARSSGATVTTLGQRLDSAAWDHGHFMMPSVVTEADPRLAIVEEEQFGPVVPVLKYDELDDVIRLVNQSQYGLAASIWTSDEERAFLLGRRFDTGSVFINSHTFTSLDPRAPFGGAKASGLGREFSPASLDSYTELQTISRRIGPPGPPLS
- a CDS encoding FAD-binding protein, whose protein sequence is MGDLDVSVQECDVLVVGGGIGGVRAALRAAELGSSVILVEKAVVSRAGPMTYVHSQYAPDHRVQGEEMTEWAREFVVGSNYLADQDWVQQYIAEAYDRVNEQIEWGVPYSTHEDGSLKYVTVRGHNLGTTLGVDGRVCMEILKERMKAAGVRLFERVDVIDLLTTDGCRPTAGAVCGAVGVNVVTGQCHVFTAGSVILNTGPWYPKLHYAFADHCSGEGHVAAWRVGAEFAGMEFGQFAAWSYFNRSFFTPGQAKIQGIGGKFCNAAGEYFMDRYDPIWGDKGGLFTIARAIMTEMVEGRGPCYLDLRHVPQADLEVLYEVSPTVRRAFTEFEVDPSTDLLEVTPFIVLGTSSTSGPTIDLDGATTVPGLYAAGYGTACPHLMSGISGSGISSFSAVAGYRAGTAAAARGGHAVPRSVWENQAQESFAEYFAPMRRLRQVRPADVWKAIGEATANPAFALFKSEARIDSALAELYRIRDRVLRYVFAPDYQELKKAHEVRAYLTLAIITCEAMKRRTESRGELFRIDYPYADNDEWLKWLLVRRGSGGEFDLQFSERDLPIQSWPVQAPPGRHPSPYTVPQGYREEAAVQ